A genomic region of Apteryx mantelli isolate bAptMan1 chromosome 10, bAptMan1.hap1, whole genome shotgun sequence contains the following coding sequences:
- the GPATCH1 gene encoding G patch domain-containing protein 1 isoform X2 produces the protein MAAESSDSEEEDLVSYGSALPALQEGERIKKPVPLQEQTVKDGKGRYQRFHGAFTGGFSAGYFNTVGTKEGWTPSSFISSRQKRADKTILGPEDFMDEEDLSEFGIAPKDITTTDDFASKAKDRIKEKARQIAGVVAAIPGTTAFDDLIGPSKITIGVELLRKMGWKEGQGIGPRIKRKPLRQKPDPQVKVYGCALPPGLSEGSEDEEDEYQPENVTFAPKDVMPVDLTPKEDVHGLGYKGLDPTQALFGISGREHLNLFTGGSEKTSDLLGDLRHSKGRKLGITGQAFGVGALEEEDDDIYATETLSKYDTILKDEEPGDGLYGWTAPKQYKSKKRFETEVKYIGKILDGFSLASKSSAPSKTYPPPDLPRDYRPVHYFRPVIAAGNENYHLRKALEQSTGKLENDTTQQSRHTLNASQRRDRLGETVLKGPAPSVLEYLSEKDRERLKEVKQASEQQMKVKMLPQQSQNRFQPTSANDAPHKWQMFLGGQLANAGSSDFKPFARNPEKQKRYESFVQSLKQGQKDMLEHYLDPSMTEWERGREQEEFFRAAMFYKSSNSTLSSRFTRAKYEDDVDKVEVPRDQENDIDDKESAVKMKMFGKLTRDKFEWHPEKLLCKRFNVPDPYPDSSIVGLPKVKRDKYSVFNFLTLPEATTSVTQATNERIQQNNNLNKPKKPSRWDVSDKEKEKKDSISEFISLARSKVDIQQQPPVPMTEECGTETNETLPSETANEDKDQEESRPSMDLFKAIFVSSSDEKSSSSEDESDEEHQPTVSVINSETNKQVDLPDSSSSNVQENVTATTEPGLPLLPASKEELDVAEEFGPRLPPAFSSGPIQQQGPLVPASFPGPSRKEKHKKNREKHRTKRDHKHKKEKKKKQKKHKNKGKHKNKKSEKESSSDTEDSSDSLSDMDTTGLSPKELLRRLKELQH, from the exons ATGGCGGCGGAGAGCAgcgacagcgaggaggaggatcTGGTGAGCTACGGCAGCGCTCTGCCGGCGCTGCAGGAGG GTGAACGAATTAAAAAGCCAGTTCCTCTTCAAGAGCAGACTGTTAAAGATGGAAAGGGACGATATCAACGTTTTCATGGAGCATTTACTGGTGGTTTCTCTGCTGGTTACTTCAACACTGTCGGCACAAAGGAAG gATGGACTCCTTCAAGTTTTATATCATCACGGCAGAAGAGAGCAGACAAAACCATTCTTGGGCCGGAAGACTTCATGGATGAAGAG GATCTTAGTGAATTTGGGATAGCACCAAAAGATATTACAACTACAGATGATTTTGCATCCAAAGCCAAAGATAGAATAAAAGAGAAAGCTAGACAAATTGCAGGAGTAGTTGCTGCCATTCCAGGAACAACTGCCTTTGATGATTTAATAGGACCATCAAA aatAACAATTGGGGTTGAACTGTTGAGAAAAATGGGCTGGAAAGAAGGACAAGGAATTGGACCTCGAATCAAAAGAAAGCCTCTTAGGCAGAAACCTG ATCCTCAAGTGAAAGTATATGGTTGTGCATTACCACCTGGACTGTCCGAGGGTTCTGAG GATGAAGAGGATGAATACCAGCCAGAGAACGTGACGTTTGCACCGAAAGATGTAATGCCTGTAGATTTGACTCCAAAAGAGGATGTCCATGGACTTGGCTATAAGGGTTTGGACCCCACACAAGCTTTGTTTGGTATATCTGGAAGAGAACACCTTAATCTTTTCACAGGTGGTTCTGAAAAGACAAGTGATCTACTTGGTGATCTGAGACATAGTAAGGGAAGAAAACTAGGTATCACAGGCCAG gcTTTTGGTGTAGGAGCTTTAGAGGAGGAAGATGATGATATTTATGCAACTGAAACATTGTCAAAATATGATACAATTTTAAAAGATGAGGAACCTGGAGATGGTTTATATGGTTGGACAGCGCCGAAGCAGTATAAATCCAAAAAAA gGTTTGAAACAGAAGTTAAATATATAGGCAAAATCTTGGATGGTTTTTCCTTGGCATCAAAGTCATCAGCTCCAAGCAAG ACTTATCCACCACCTGACCTGCCACGAGATTACAGGCCGGTCCATTACTTTCGACCTGTGATAGCAGCTGGAAATGAAAACTACCATTTACGGAAGGCATTAGAGCAATCGACTGGAAAACTTGAGAATGACACAACACAACAAAGCAGGCATACGCTGAACGCCTCTCAGAGGAGGGACCGACTAGGAGAAACTGTTCTAAAAG GTCCCGCTCCTTCTGTTTTGGAGTATCTGtctgagaaagacagagaaagactgaaagaagTGAAACAAGCATCTGAACAACAAATGAAAGTAAAAATGTTGCCTCAACAGTCACAAAATAGATTCCAGCCAACCTCTGCAAATGATGCTCCTCACAAGTGGCAAATGTTTTTGGGGGGTCAGTTAGCAAATGCTGGTTCTAGTGACTTCAAACCATTTGCaagaaatccagaaaaacaaaaaagatacgAAAGTTTTGTGCAGAGTCTTAAACAAGGACAAAAAG ATATGTTGGAGCATTATTTAGACCCGAGTATGACAGAATGGGAGCGAGGAAGAGAACAAGAGGAGTTCTTCCGTGCAGCAATGTTCTACAAATCTTCAAACTCAACACTGTCATCCAGGTTTACCCGGGCTAAATATGAAGATGATGTTGATAAAGTGGAAGTTCCTCGGGACCAAGAG AATGATATTGATGACAAGGAATCTGCTGTGAAGATGAAGATGTTTGGCAAACTCACAAGAGACAAGTTCGAATGGCACCCTGAAAAGTTATTGTGTAAAAGATTTAACGTTCCTGATCCATACCCTGA ttcTTCCATTGTTGGGTTACCAAAAGTGAAACGAGACAAGTATTCTGTATTCAATTTCCTAACCCTGCCTGAGGCCACCACATCCGTAACTCAAGCAACAAATGAAAGAATTCAACAGAATAACAATCTCAACA AACCAAAGAAACCTTCAAGATGGGATGTATCAgataaagagaaagagaaaaaagattctATCAGTGAATTCATTAGTCTTGCTAGATCAAAAGTTGATATTCAGCAGCAGCCACCAGTACCGATGACAGAAGAATGTGGAACTGAGACAAATGAAACTCTTCCCAGTGAG ACAGCTAATGAAGACAAGGATCAGGAAGAAAGCAGACCGTCCATGGACTTATTTAAGGCCATCTTTGTGAGTTCCTCAGATGAAAAATCATCTTCCTCTGAGGAcgagagtgatgaagagcatcAGCCAACTGTTTCTGTAATAAATTCAGAAACTAACAAGCAGGTTGATCTACCAGATAGTTCCTCATCTAATGTACAAG AGAATGTGACTGCTACAACTGAGCCTGGCCTTCCTTTGCTGCCTGCTTCAAAGGAGGAACTGGATGTGGCAGAGGAATTTGGACCAAGGTTGCCTCCAGCTTTCTCTTCTG GCCCTATTCAGCAACAAGGACCGCTAGTGCCAGCAAGTTTTCCTGGACCTagtaggaaagaaaaacataaaaagaacagagaaaaacacAGGACTAAGAGAGACcacaaacataaaaaggaaaag aaaaagaaacagaagaaacacaaaaacaaaggaaaacataagaataaaaaatcagaaaaagagaGCAGCTCAGACACTGAAGACAGCAGCGACAGCCTTAGTGATATGGATACCACAGGCTTGTCACCCAAAGAGCTTTTAAGAAG ACTGAAAGAACTTCAGCATTGA
- the GPATCH1 gene encoding G patch domain-containing protein 1 isoform X1 — MAAESSDSEEEDLVSYGSALPALQEGERIKKPVPLQEQTVKDGKGRYQRFHGAFTGGFSAGYFNTVGTKEGWTPSSFISSRQKRADKTILGPEDFMDEEDLSEFGIAPKDITTTDDFASKAKDRIKEKARQIAGVVAAIPGTTAFDDLIGPSKITIGVELLRKMGWKEGQGIGPRIKRKPLRQKPDPQVKVYGCALPPGLSEGSEDEEDEYQPENVTFAPKDVMPVDLTPKEDVHGLGYKGLDPTQALFGISGREHLNLFTGGSEKTSDLLGDLRHSKGRKLGITGQAFGVGALEEEDDDIYATETLSKYDTILKDEEPGDGLYGWTAPKQYKSKKRFETEVKYIGKILDGFSLASKSSAPSKTYPPPDLPRDYRPVHYFRPVIAAGNENYHLRKALEQSTGKLENDTTQQSRHTLNASQRRDRLGETVLKGPAPSVLEYLSEKDRERLKEVKQASEQQMKVKMLPQQSQNRFQPTSANDAPHKWQMFLGGQLANAGSSDFKPFARNPEKQKRYESFVQSLKQGQKADMLEHYLDPSMTEWERGREQEEFFRAAMFYKSSNSTLSSRFTRAKYEDDVDKVEVPRDQENDIDDKESAVKMKMFGKLTRDKFEWHPEKLLCKRFNVPDPYPDSSIVGLPKVKRDKYSVFNFLTLPEATTSVTQATNERIQQNNNLNKPKKPSRWDVSDKEKEKKDSISEFISLARSKVDIQQQPPVPMTEECGTETNETLPSETANEDKDQEESRPSMDLFKAIFVSSSDEKSSSSEDESDEEHQPTVSVINSETNKQVDLPDSSSSNVQENVTATTEPGLPLLPASKEELDVAEEFGPRLPPAFSSGPIQQQGPLVPASFPGPSRKEKHKKNREKHRTKRDHKHKKEKKKKQKKHKNKGKHKNKKSEKESSSDTEDSSDSLSDMDTTGLSPKELLRRLKELQH; from the exons ATGGCGGCGGAGAGCAgcgacagcgaggaggaggatcTGGTGAGCTACGGCAGCGCTCTGCCGGCGCTGCAGGAGG GTGAACGAATTAAAAAGCCAGTTCCTCTTCAAGAGCAGACTGTTAAAGATGGAAAGGGACGATATCAACGTTTTCATGGAGCATTTACTGGTGGTTTCTCTGCTGGTTACTTCAACACTGTCGGCACAAAGGAAG gATGGACTCCTTCAAGTTTTATATCATCACGGCAGAAGAGAGCAGACAAAACCATTCTTGGGCCGGAAGACTTCATGGATGAAGAG GATCTTAGTGAATTTGGGATAGCACCAAAAGATATTACAACTACAGATGATTTTGCATCCAAAGCCAAAGATAGAATAAAAGAGAAAGCTAGACAAATTGCAGGAGTAGTTGCTGCCATTCCAGGAACAACTGCCTTTGATGATTTAATAGGACCATCAAA aatAACAATTGGGGTTGAACTGTTGAGAAAAATGGGCTGGAAAGAAGGACAAGGAATTGGACCTCGAATCAAAAGAAAGCCTCTTAGGCAGAAACCTG ATCCTCAAGTGAAAGTATATGGTTGTGCATTACCACCTGGACTGTCCGAGGGTTCTGAG GATGAAGAGGATGAATACCAGCCAGAGAACGTGACGTTTGCACCGAAAGATGTAATGCCTGTAGATTTGACTCCAAAAGAGGATGTCCATGGACTTGGCTATAAGGGTTTGGACCCCACACAAGCTTTGTTTGGTATATCTGGAAGAGAACACCTTAATCTTTTCACAGGTGGTTCTGAAAAGACAAGTGATCTACTTGGTGATCTGAGACATAGTAAGGGAAGAAAACTAGGTATCACAGGCCAG gcTTTTGGTGTAGGAGCTTTAGAGGAGGAAGATGATGATATTTATGCAACTGAAACATTGTCAAAATATGATACAATTTTAAAAGATGAGGAACCTGGAGATGGTTTATATGGTTGGACAGCGCCGAAGCAGTATAAATCCAAAAAAA gGTTTGAAACAGAAGTTAAATATATAGGCAAAATCTTGGATGGTTTTTCCTTGGCATCAAAGTCATCAGCTCCAAGCAAG ACTTATCCACCACCTGACCTGCCACGAGATTACAGGCCGGTCCATTACTTTCGACCTGTGATAGCAGCTGGAAATGAAAACTACCATTTACGGAAGGCATTAGAGCAATCGACTGGAAAACTTGAGAATGACACAACACAACAAAGCAGGCATACGCTGAACGCCTCTCAGAGGAGGGACCGACTAGGAGAAACTGTTCTAAAAG GTCCCGCTCCTTCTGTTTTGGAGTATCTGtctgagaaagacagagaaagactgaaagaagTGAAACAAGCATCTGAACAACAAATGAAAGTAAAAATGTTGCCTCAACAGTCACAAAATAGATTCCAGCCAACCTCTGCAAATGATGCTCCTCACAAGTGGCAAATGTTTTTGGGGGGTCAGTTAGCAAATGCTGGTTCTAGTGACTTCAAACCATTTGCaagaaatccagaaaaacaaaaaagatacgAAAGTTTTGTGCAGAGTCTTAAACAAGGACAAAAAG CAGATATGTTGGAGCATTATTTAGACCCGAGTATGACAGAATGGGAGCGAGGAAGAGAACAAGAGGAGTTCTTCCGTGCAGCAATGTTCTACAAATCTTCAAACTCAACACTGTCATCCAGGTTTACCCGGGCTAAATATGAAGATGATGTTGATAAAGTGGAAGTTCCTCGGGACCAAGAG AATGATATTGATGACAAGGAATCTGCTGTGAAGATGAAGATGTTTGGCAAACTCACAAGAGACAAGTTCGAATGGCACCCTGAAAAGTTATTGTGTAAAAGATTTAACGTTCCTGATCCATACCCTGA ttcTTCCATTGTTGGGTTACCAAAAGTGAAACGAGACAAGTATTCTGTATTCAATTTCCTAACCCTGCCTGAGGCCACCACATCCGTAACTCAAGCAACAAATGAAAGAATTCAACAGAATAACAATCTCAACA AACCAAAGAAACCTTCAAGATGGGATGTATCAgataaagagaaagagaaaaaagattctATCAGTGAATTCATTAGTCTTGCTAGATCAAAAGTTGATATTCAGCAGCAGCCACCAGTACCGATGACAGAAGAATGTGGAACTGAGACAAATGAAACTCTTCCCAGTGAG ACAGCTAATGAAGACAAGGATCAGGAAGAAAGCAGACCGTCCATGGACTTATTTAAGGCCATCTTTGTGAGTTCCTCAGATGAAAAATCATCTTCCTCTGAGGAcgagagtgatgaagagcatcAGCCAACTGTTTCTGTAATAAATTCAGAAACTAACAAGCAGGTTGATCTACCAGATAGTTCCTCATCTAATGTACAAG AGAATGTGACTGCTACAACTGAGCCTGGCCTTCCTTTGCTGCCTGCTTCAAAGGAGGAACTGGATGTGGCAGAGGAATTTGGACCAAGGTTGCCTCCAGCTTTCTCTTCTG GCCCTATTCAGCAACAAGGACCGCTAGTGCCAGCAAGTTTTCCTGGACCTagtaggaaagaaaaacataaaaagaacagagaaaaacacAGGACTAAGAGAGACcacaaacataaaaaggaaaag aaaaagaaacagaagaaacacaaaaacaaaggaaaacataagaataaaaaatcagaaaaagagaGCAGCTCAGACACTGAAGACAGCAGCGACAGCCTTAGTGATATGGATACCACAGGCTTGTCACCCAAAGAGCTTTTAAGAAG ACTGAAAGAACTTCAGCATTGA